One segment of Brassica napus cultivar Da-Ae chromosome C3, Da-Ae, whole genome shotgun sequence DNA contains the following:
- the LOC106388566 gene encoding protein FIZZY-RELATED 1 produces MEERSSKRIKPTMEEDEEDPSSSSSQLNLPPSMNRPTVSLETQRINRLIRSEHYHSPSKPIYSDRFIPSPSGSNFALFGLEPSPKKDGKEDGPGSYAGMLRTVLFGPETPEKADVVTGFSPSSRNIFRYKTETQRPVNSFPPFGCDEGPSVSRSPVKSPRNILKSAYKVLDAPALQDDFYLNLVDWSAQNVLAVGLGSCVYLWNASSSKVTKLCDLGGDESVCSVGWALRGTHLAIGTSSGTIEIWDALRCRRIRTMGGHRLRVGAVAWSSSVLSSGSRDKKILQRDIRSQKDHVSKLTGHRSEVCGLKWSYDNRELASGGNDNKLLVWNQHSTKPVLRYCEHTAAVKAIAWSPHLHGLLASGGGTADRCIRFWNTKTNTRLSCVDTNSQVCNLAWSKNVNELVSTHGYSQNQIIVWKYPTMSKLATLTGHTFRVLYLAVSPDGQTIVTGAGDETLRFWNVFPSPKSQRRESGIGALSFGRTTIR; encoded by the exons ATGGAGGAAAGAAGCAGCAAGAGAATCAAACCAACCATGGAGGAGGACGAAGAAGatccttcatcttcatcatctcaGCTAAACCTCCCACCGTCAATGAATCGACCAACGGTCTCACTCGAGACCCAACGAATCAACCGTTTAATCCGTTCCGAACACTACCACTCTCCATCCAAACCAATCTACTCCGACCGGTTTATCCCGAGCCCATCCGGTTCTAATTTCGCACTTTTCGGCCTCGAACCGTCGCCCAAGAAGGACGGGAAAGAAGATGGGCCTGGCTCTTACGCCGGTATGCTCCGAACCGTGCTTTTCGGACCGGAGACGCCGGAGAAAGCAGATGTCGTTACTGGGTTCTCTCCTTCTTCAAGGAATATTTTCCGGTATAAGACGGAGACGCAGCGGCCGGTGAACTCGTTTCCGCCGTTTGGGTGTGATGAGGGGCCTAGTGTTAGCCGGAGTCCGGTTAAGTCGCCGAGGAATATTCTCAAGTCTGCTTATAAG gtATTGGATGCGCCGGCTCTGCAAGATGATTTTTACTTGAATCTCGTGGATTGGTCTGCGCAAAATGTACTTGCAGTTGGATTAGGGAGCTGCGTTTATTTGTGGAATGCTTCTAGTAGCAAG GTAACTAAGTTATGCGATCTCGGTGGCGATGAAAGTGTTTGCTCAGTGGGTTGGGCACTACGTGGAACACATTTGGCTATTGGAACTAGTAGCGGAACCATAGAG ATTTGGGATGCGTTACGCTGCAGGAGAATAAGAACGATGGGAGGACACCGGCTAAGAGTAGGAGCCGTGGCATGGAGCTCATCTGTTTTATCTTCCGGTAGCAGAGACAAGAAAATACTTCAGAGAGACATACGTTCTCAAAAAGATCATGTCAGTAAGCTAACAGGTCACAGATCCGAAGTCTGCGGACTCAAATGGTCTTACGACAACCGCGAGCTAGCATCAGGCGGAAACGACAATAAG CTTCTCGTATGGAACCAACATTCAACAAAACCGGTTTTGAGATACTGTGAACACACAGCGGCGGTTAAAGCCATTGCTTGGTCTCCGCATCTTCATGGACTTCTTGCTTCAGGTGGCGGCACTGCTGATAGATGTATCCGTTTCTGGAACACGAAGACAAACACTCGTTTAAGTTGCGTGGACACTAACAGTCAGGTGTGTAATTTGGCTTGGTCCAAGAACGTGAACGAGCTTGTGAGCACGCATGGATATTCACAAAATCAAATCATCGTTTGGAAATACCCAACCATGTCTAAA TTAGCAACTCTGACGGGTCACACGTTTCGTGTTCTGTATCTTGCTGTTTCACCCGATGGACAG ACGATCGTTACAGGAGCAGGAGATGAAACGTTAAGATTTTGGAATGTGTTCCCTTCCCCTAAATCTCAg CGCAGGGAGAGCGGGATTGGGGCCCTGTCCTTTGGGAGAACAACAATCCGGTGA
- the LOC106386316 gene encoding F-box/kelch-repeat protein At4g38940-like — MSENMEQSPELPLSSLVTSLPDDIIVDIVARLPISHYPTLSLVSKIFRKLIASPKLYKRRTSLGFTDHRLYAVLRDRKTGDCRLYILHRRANSSNRLVVVRSLPPMSSSESYGSLGSNTYVFNYLDDCTSHTVQPISVTPQCMPEDWDGACVVDDVLYYHDCWGKVLRAYDPKQSCWSVVRGLGEFLAAETTGSQWPNTVNYGAKKLALFFPKIHEGKEMICCAEIALEKRQGGEIWGKMEYCDVVIDDGLFKHSEMCDCCSLMHGETLVTS; from the coding sequence ATGTCTGAAAATATGGAGCAATCCCCAGAGCTGCCACTGTCGTCTCTGGTTACCTCCCTTCCAGATGACATCATTGTTGATATTGTAGCACGTCTACCCATTAGCCATTATCCGACTCTCTCCCTCGTTTCCAAGATTTTCCGGAAACTCATTGCCTCGCCTAAGCTATACAAGAGACGAACCTCGCTAGGCTTCACCGACCACCGTCTCTATGCTGTCCTCCGAGACCGCAAAACTGGTGATTGCCGTCTCTACATTCTCCACCGTAGAGCCAACAGCAGTAACCGCTTGGTCGTTGTTCGGTCACTTCCTCCTATGTCTTCTAGTGAAAGCTATGGCTCGTTGGGTTCCAATACATATGTGTTTAACTATCTCGATGACTGTACATCTCACACTGTGCAGCCCATCTCCGTCACACCTCAGTGCATGCCTGAGGACTGGGATGGTGCGTGTGTGGTTGACGATGTCCTGTACTATCACGATTGTTGGGGGAAGGTGTTAAGGGCGTATGATCCAAAGCAGAGCTGTTGGAGTGTTGTCAGGGGTTTGGGTGAGTTTTTAGCTGCTGAGACTACCGGATCACAGTGGCCTAATACAGTGAACTACGGTGCGAAGAAGTTGGCTCTCTTCTTTCCTAAAATACATGAAGGCAAGGAGATGATTTGTTGTGCGGAGATTGCTTTGGAAAAGCGACAGGGAGGAGAGATTTGGGGTAAGATGGAGTACTGTGATGTTGTCATTGACGATGGGCTTTTTAAACATTCTGAAATGTGTGACTGTTGTAGTTTGATGCACGGTGAAACCTTAGTTACTTCTTAG